The Desulfobotulus mexicanus nucleotide sequence CAGGCGCTATGGCATCGTTAGATTCACTTCCCTTCAGGTCCGTCACGGCAAAACCGGCTCCGATTTCAACACCCTTAACAGAGCCAATTCCCATCATGGCCGAAGCAAGATCTCCATCCAGCTTATCAAAAACCGGATCTCCCAGCCCCGCAGGAAGGCCATCTATCCATAACTCCACAAGGCCACCCATGGAATCACCGGTCTTTCTCACTACTTCCACCCTGGCATCCATGGCAAGGGCAGCTTCCGAATCCGGACATCCGTAAGGGTTGGCAGACACGACTTCCATGTCAAGCTTATCTGCCTTCACTCCACCGAGGGCAAGGGTAAAAGCCCGAACTTCTATACCATTATTAAAAAGAAGCTGCCCGGCCACCGCACCTGCCGCCACCCGGCCTATGGTTTCCCTGGCCGAGGCCCGTCCGCCCCCCCGCCAGTCACGTATTCCATAGCGGGCCTGATAGCTCAGATCCCCGTGACCCGGCCGGAAAAGATCTTTGATGTCATCATAGGCACCGGACCTGGCATCTTTGTTCCAGACGAGAATAGATATGGGTGTACCTGTGGTCCTGCCCTCAAACACACCGGAAAGAATTTCACAGACATCTGCTTCCCTGCGGGTGGTACTGCTTTTTGCCTGCCCCGGCTTCCGCCTGTCCAACTGGCGCTGCACCACCGATGCATCCAGCTCAAGCCCCGGAGGGCATCCGTCTATCACGCAGCCAACGGCCGGACCATGGGATTCTCCCCAGGTGGTGACACGAAACATATGGCCCATGGTGCTTCCTGCCATCTACAACCTTCCTTTCAAACCACCCTATGCGGTGGCATATCATTTACTGCAAATACTGTTTCAGGGTCTGCATAATTTCCAAGGCCACATCTTCCGGCGAAAGATGGTCCGTCTTTACCGTCCCGTGGGCGGCCTCAGCATACAGAGGTGCCCTTGAAGCCATAATCTCCTGCACTTCATCAAGGGCGGAGAACCCCTTTAGGGCAGGACGGACAACACCATTCTTATGATCCTTGGCCATACGTGCTGCAACGGTTTCCGACATGGCATCCAGATGAAAAACCAGCCCCTGCGCCCTCATGGTGTGAATATTCTCCGGTCTGGTTACAATTCCGCCGCCCGTGGCCACAACAATAAAGCCTGCCTTCAGCACCCTTTGAAGGCTAAAAATTTCCAGTTCCCTGAATGCATCCCAGCCATGACGCTGCACAAACTCTTCGATGGAACATCCTGCATGCTCTTCCATATCCCGGTCCAGATCCACCCATGGCACATCCAGCATACGGGCCAGATGAAAAGCCACCGTACTTTTTCCCACACAGCGG carries:
- the aroC gene encoding chorismate synthase, translating into MAGSTMGHMFRVTTWGESHGPAVGCVIDGCPPGLELDASVVQRQLDRRKPGQAKSSTTRREADVCEILSGVFEGRTTGTPISILVWNKDARSGAYDDIKDLFRPGHGDLSYQARYGIRDWRGGGRASARETIGRVAAGAVAGQLLFNNGIEVRAFTLALGGVKADKLDMEVVSANPYGCPDSEAALAMDARVEVVRKTGDSMGGLVELWIDGLPAGLGDPVFDKLDGDLASAMMGIGSVKGVEIGAGFAVTDLKGSESNDAIAPEGFLSNNSGGILAGISSGARVVLRLAVKPIPSITIPQQTVDIHGAPATIVTRGRHDVSAIPRILPVAEAMAKLVIADHILRWRAIQ
- a CDS encoding shikimate kinase produces the protein MKKPIFLVGYRCVGKSTVAFHLARMLDVPWVDLDRDMEEHAGCSIEEFVQRHGWDAFRELEIFSLQRVLKAGFIVVATGGGIVTRPENIHTMRAQGLVFHLDAMSETVAARMAKDHKNGVVRPALKGFSALDEVQEIMASRAPLYAEAAHGTVKTDHLSPEDVALEIMQTLKQYLQ